The following proteins are co-located in the Spirosoma montaniterrae genome:
- a CDS encoding tetratricopeptide repeat protein — protein sequence MKQFLLTVWLIVLTTLAQAQLYDPSAFDKKYDGLLKHPGVQIESAEAINLMYNFKFYEADKEFRWLRLRYPKHPMPTFMMGLAEWWKIVPNTDVTDYDDKCLMYMDSTITLAEKLYDDSDNKLEPAFFLAAAYAFKARLYSERKKWPKATFASKNALKYFEKCKGNADFSPELLFGDGMYNYYAQWIPENYPLLKPILVFFPKGNKQSGMKQLEKTANTAFYTRVEARYFLVQIYSMENQYDKAYELAKYMNEQYPDNPFFERYFARSAFVQGRLPEAERISKSILEKVGRTQAGYEGVSGRTAAYILAYINHLFYKNTPEAKKYYQQAIDFAKQTNSTNAGYYWSSVLGLAKIATDEKNYGLAQTYLKEVMDKSDRKSSQHKEAKKLLEEQKKARREERRRK from the coding sequence ATGAAACAATTTCTGTTGACGGTATGGCTTATAGTTCTGACGACACTGGCGCAGGCGCAGCTATACGACCCGTCGGCGTTCGATAAAAAATACGATGGCCTGTTGAAGCACCCCGGCGTTCAGATCGAATCGGCGGAAGCTATCAACCTGATGTATAATTTCAAGTTTTATGAGGCCGACAAAGAGTTTCGGTGGTTGCGGCTGCGGTATCCCAAACATCCAATGCCCACTTTCATGATGGGCCTGGCCGAATGGTGGAAAATAGTACCTAACACCGACGTTACCGACTACGACGATAAGTGCCTGATGTATATGGACAGTACCATTACACTGGCCGAAAAACTGTACGACGACAGTGATAATAAGCTCGAACCGGCATTTTTCTTAGCTGCTGCCTACGCCTTCAAAGCCCGGCTGTATTCTGAGCGTAAAAAGTGGCCCAAAGCTACGTTTGCCAGCAAAAACGCGCTCAAGTACTTTGAGAAGTGCAAAGGAAACGCCGACTTTAGTCCCGAACTGCTTTTTGGCGATGGCATGTACAATTACTACGCCCAATGGATTCCCGAAAACTATCCGCTGCTGAAACCCATTCTGGTGTTCTTTCCGAAGGGCAACAAACAGAGTGGCATGAAGCAGTTGGAGAAGACGGCGAACACGGCCTTCTACACCCGCGTGGAGGCCCGTTACTTTCTGGTTCAGATTTACAGCATGGAAAACCAGTACGATAAAGCTTACGAACTGGCGAAGTACATGAACGAACAATACCCTGACAATCCGTTTTTCGAGCGGTACTTTGCCCGCTCGGCGTTTGTGCAGGGCCGCTTGCCAGAAGCTGAACGCATCTCAAAAAGTATTCTGGAGAAGGTTGGGCGCACACAGGCGGGTTATGAGGGCGTGAGTGGTCGAACGGCAGCCTATATTTTGGCCTATATCAATCACCTGTTTTACAAGAACACGCCCGAAGCAAAGAAATATTATCAGCAAGCCATTGACTTCGCCAAACAGACCAATTCGACGAATGCGGGCTATTATTGGTCGTCGGTGCTGGGGTTGGCGAAAATTGCCACTGATGAGAAAAATTACGGCCTCGCCCAGACCTATCTGAAAGAAGTGATGGACAAGTCGGACCGGAAATCAAGCCAGCACAAAGAAGCGAAGAAACTGCTCGAAGAGCAAAAGAAGGCCCGGCGTGAAGAACGCAGACGAAAATGA
- a CDS encoding Lrp/AsnC family transcriptional regulator yields MSSQKLDQIDRNVLEILQANAKITNAQLSKEIGLSPAPTLERVKKLETSGVIQSYHAQLNRDKVGLGVTTFVMVTLTGHKKETTMSFVDKANNIPEIIECHHITGSGDFLLKVIAKDIASYQALMLDVINEIDEVASTQTMVIMSTFKESKVLPIP; encoded by the coding sequence ATGTCGAGCCAGAAGTTAGATCAAATAGATCGCAACGTATTAGAAATTCTTCAAGCCAACGCCAAAATCACCAACGCGCAACTGTCAAAAGAAATTGGCCTTTCGCCCGCTCCAACGCTTGAACGAGTTAAAAAACTCGAAACATCGGGTGTTATCCAAAGCTACCACGCGCAGCTCAATCGCGATAAAGTAGGGTTAGGCGTCACCACTTTTGTTATGGTGACACTAACTGGTCACAAGAAGGAGACAACCATGTCGTTTGTGGATAAAGCAAATAATATTCCTGAAATCATTGAGTGTCACCACATTACCGGCTCGGGCGATTTCCTGCTGAAAGTGATTGCGAAAGACATTGCCTCGTATCAGGCTCTGATGCTTGATGTTATCAACGAAATCGATGAAGTTGCCAGCACACAAACGATGGTGATTATGTCGACTTTTAAAGAGAGCAAGGTTCTGCCAATTCCATGA
- a CDS encoding TIGR03643 family protein gives MKSSEKITALTDADIDRVVEMAWEDRTPFDAIEAQFGLSEQEVIEVMRREMKPSSWRMWRARVQGRATKHAARSAVDDGRFKSASQRIVSHNKMTKR, from the coding sequence ATGAAATCAAGCGAAAAAATTACCGCCCTTACCGACGCCGACATTGATCGGGTTGTTGAAATGGCGTGGGAAGATCGCACGCCATTCGATGCCATTGAAGCGCAGTTTGGCCTGTCGGAGCAGGAGGTAATCGAGGTTATGCGCCGGGAAATGAAGCCTTCCTCGTGGCGAATGTGGCGGGCCCGAGTACAGGGCCGTGCCACAAAACACGCGGCTCGGTCGGCGGTCGATGATGGCCGTTTCAAGTCGGCCAGTCAGCGCATAGTAAGCCATAACAAGATGACCAAACGCTAA
- a CDS encoding DUF2256 domain-containing protein has product MRKKSDLPTKICPVCNRPFAWRKKWERDWINVIYCSDACRAVGKRKTLVVLKNEAS; this is encoded by the coding sequence ATGCGTAAAAAATCAGACTTGCCTACCAAAATCTGCCCCGTCTGCAACCGCCCGTTTGCATGGCGTAAAAAGTGGGAACGCGACTGGATAAACGTAATCTATTGCAGCGATGCCTGCCGGGCCGTAGGAAAACGTAAAACTCTTGTTGTTCTGAAAAATGAGGCATCCTGA
- a CDS encoding glycoside hydrolase family 10 protein, protein MIYFLPKSFVAFLFLILTVILVDGCRRPQPAATRKPPVAAKPTPPKTTPTKPKPVPPTIIVNPVDTVETEIELAGPVPPKREFRAAWIATVDNIDWPSKKGLPVADQQREIIEMFDQQQQMGLNAVVVQIRSAADAFYARSSEPWSEWLTGQQGLAPEPFYDPLEFMIEQAHQRGMEFHAWFNLDRATFSKTASIAPSNIIYRKPEWILEYGGRKLFNLGIPAVRSYIAGIVANVVREYDVDGIHFDDYFYPYTVPGQVLRDDSTYQVNSYPGMKKADWRRDNVTRLVKELRDSIRANKPWVKFGISPFGIWKNQSNDPEGSATNGGQSYYDLYADTRKWVRDSLVDYIVPQVYFSSEFGRVPYKTLVEWWTRNAGRSHLYIGQGAYRVGRGSERDPGWGRVTEFPNQMRFNRQQAVVQGSVFFSAKSLKTNPLSIRDSLQNNFYRYPALLPTMPWLDSIPPLPPHDLKAADTPEGIELFWQQPTVARDGDAPTSYVVYRFEGRRPRLQLHDPRFIVARCIGGTTTRYVDKTADPKKRYVYVVTALDQLQNESKEAVVQVR, encoded by the coding sequence ATGATTTATTTTCTGCCCAAATCTTTTGTTGCTTTTCTGTTTCTGATTTTAACGGTTATTCTGGTCGACGGATGCCGTAGGCCACAGCCTGCTGCTACCCGCAAGCCCCCCGTCGCAGCGAAACCGACTCCGCCTAAAACCACTCCGACCAAACCTAAGCCGGTTCCGCCTACCATTATTGTAAATCCTGTCGATACGGTCGAAACCGAGATAGAACTGGCTGGGCCGGTGCCACCTAAGCGCGAGTTTCGGGCTGCGTGGATAGCTACAGTCGATAATATTGACTGGCCCAGTAAAAAAGGCTTGCCCGTTGCCGATCAGCAACGTGAAATCATTGAGATGTTCGATCAGCAACAGCAGATGGGCCTGAATGCCGTAGTCGTGCAAATTCGGTCGGCGGCTGATGCCTTTTATGCCCGCAGCTCAGAACCCTGGTCGGAGTGGCTGACGGGGCAGCAGGGCCTTGCGCCCGAACCGTTCTACGATCCGCTCGAATTTATGATTGAGCAGGCCCACCAGCGTGGCATGGAGTTTCATGCGTGGTTCAACCTCGACCGGGCTACGTTCAGCAAAACGGCCAGTATTGCACCGTCAAACATTATTTACCGCAAGCCGGAGTGGATATTGGAATACGGTGGCCGCAAGCTTTTTAACCTCGGCATTCCGGCGGTTCGGTCATATATTGCCGGTATCGTAGCGAATGTGGTGCGCGAATATGATGTAGACGGCATACATTTCGATGATTATTTCTACCCCTATACCGTACCCGGTCAGGTACTGCGCGACGACAGCACATATCAGGTTAACTCGTATCCCGGCATGAAGAAAGCCGACTGGCGACGCGATAACGTGACACGCTTGGTTAAAGAACTTCGCGATTCGATTCGGGCCAACAAGCCGTGGGTAAAGTTTGGCATCAGCCCGTTCGGAATCTGGAAAAACCAATCGAACGACCCCGAAGGTTCGGCCACTAATGGCGGACAATCATACTATGATCTCTACGCCGACACTCGTAAATGGGTGCGCGATAGTTTGGTTGACTACATTGTGCCACAGGTGTATTTCAGTTCGGAGTTTGGTCGGGTGCCGTATAAAACGCTGGTAGAGTGGTGGACCCGCAACGCGGGCCGAAGCCATCTGTATATTGGGCAGGGAGCGTACCGCGTGGGGCGGGGGTCGGAGCGCGATCCGGGCTGGGGCAGGGTCACTGAATTTCCCAATCAGATGCGCTTCAACCGGCAGCAGGCCGTGGTGCAGGGAAGCGTCTTTTTTAGTGCCAAATCGCTGAAAACGAACCCACTCTCTATCCGCGATTCGCTGCAAAATAATTTTTACCGATACCCGGCTTTGCTGCCTACGATGCCGTGGCTCGACAGCATCCCGCCCCTGCCACCCCACGACCTCAAAGCTGCCGACACGCCCGAAGGCATTGAACTATTCTGGCAACAGCCGACCGTTGCCCGCGACGGCGACGCGCCCACATCGTATGTTGTATACCGCTTCGAGGGCCGACGCCCGCGCCTGCAACTCCACGACCCGCGCTTCATTGTAGCCCGTTGCATCGGCGGAACCACCACGCGCTACGTAGATAAAACCGCCGATCCGAAGAAACGATACGTGTACGTTGTAACGGCCCTTGATCAGCTCCAGAACGAGAGCAAAGAAGCTGTAGTACAGGTTCGGTAG
- a CDS encoding 4-hydroxy-3-methylbut-2-enyl diphosphate reductase — MKSFDIPDYYRSNIITPLKEFRRKRDKLKRDFTPTLLDFGPIRFFIARHFGFCYGVENAVEIAYKAIAENPDKRIFLLSEMIHNPDVNADLQERGVRFLMDTRGNQLVPWSDLTPDDVVIIPAFGTTLEIQQQLAAIGLDVAKYDTTCPFVEKVWNKASQIGQKNYTVVVHGKPTHEETRATFSHSKEAAPTVVVKDMAQTQRLARYITGEGSANEFYTEFAGQYSDGFDPVRDLQRIGVVNQTTMLASDTQGIADYLKQVMIRRYSLQPAEVEAHFANTRDTLCYATNDNQDATYALLNYPAHPDEADFAIVAGGYNSSNTSHIVELCAEKLPTYFIESAQKILSDKLIRHFNGHTKQEIVTENYIPETRPISVLLTCGASCPDAVVEGILLRLVGFFPDARPVEDVMSEFAGL, encoded by the coding sequence ATGAAATCGTTCGATATCCCTGACTACTACCGTAGCAACATCATTACGCCCCTGAAAGAGTTTCGGCGCAAACGCGATAAACTCAAGCGCGATTTTACGCCTACCCTACTCGATTTCGGTCCCATCCGATTTTTCATTGCCCGACATTTTGGCTTTTGCTATGGTGTTGAAAACGCGGTTGAAATTGCGTACAAAGCCATCGCCGAAAATCCCGACAAACGCATCTTTTTGTTGAGTGAAATGATTCACAACCCCGATGTGAACGCCGATTTGCAGGAGCGCGGGGTGCGGTTTCTGATGGATACCAGAGGCAATCAACTCGTACCCTGGTCTGACCTCACGCCCGACGATGTGGTAATTATTCCTGCTTTTGGCACTACGCTCGAAATTCAGCAGCAGTTGGCCGCTATTGGCTTAGACGTAGCAAAATACGACACAACCTGTCCCTTCGTTGAGAAGGTCTGGAACAAAGCCAGTCAGATCGGGCAAAAGAATTATACGGTAGTCGTGCATGGCAAACCAACCCACGAAGAAACCCGCGCTACTTTTTCGCACAGCAAAGAAGCGGCCCCAACCGTTGTCGTAAAAGACATGGCCCAGACGCAGCGATTGGCCCGCTACATCACCGGCGAAGGCTCAGCGAACGAGTTTTATACCGAATTCGCCGGGCAATATTCCGATGGCTTCGACCCAGTCCGCGATTTGCAGCGCATTGGCGTTGTAAACCAGACCACCATGCTCGCGTCTGATACGCAAGGCATTGCCGATTACCTGAAGCAGGTAATGATTCGCCGTTATTCATTGCAACCCGCTGAGGTTGAAGCGCATTTTGCCAACACCCGCGATACGCTCTGCTACGCCACCAACGATAATCAGGACGCTACTTACGCCCTGCTCAATTATCCGGCCCACCCAGATGAGGCAGACTTTGCTATCGTAGCCGGGGGATACAACTCCTCGAATACCTCGCACATCGTTGAACTTTGCGCCGAAAAACTGCCTACCTATTTCATTGAATCAGCCCAGAAAATTCTGTCTGACAAACTGATTCGGCACTTCAACGGGCATACAAAGCAGGAAATTGTTACGGAGAATTACATTCCTGAAACCCGCCCCATTTCGGTGCTACTCACCTGCGGAGCTTCCTGCCCCGACGCCGTTGTCGAAGGTATTCTGCTGCGTTTGGTTGGCTTCTTCCCCGACGCCCGGCCCGTAGAAGACGTTATGAGCGAATTTGCGGGCTTGTAA
- a CDS encoding flavin reductase family protein: protein MPKRLLKYKNYDVQSITTATPDGRRNANIATWVMQTAMGGTHLVVALYKPDYTIELARESGILNVNLLATDQTGLIRKLGQQSGRDKDKFKNVPHALDERGCPYLTESIGYAQCRVSHTTDAGDHELFICEVLRQVVLHPEKEVMTNIFLKERKLIRG from the coding sequence ATGCCGAAACGATTGTTGAAATACAAAAACTACGATGTCCAGAGCATCACAACGGCCACACCCGACGGTCGGCGGAACGCTAACATCGCGACGTGGGTAATGCAAACGGCAATGGGCGGCACGCATCTGGTGGTCGCGCTTTATAAACCTGATTATACGATTGAACTCGCCCGTGAAAGCGGCATCCTGAACGTGAATCTGCTTGCCACCGACCAAACCGGCCTGATTCGCAAGCTTGGTCAGCAATCGGGACGCGATAAAGACAAATTTAAGAACGTACCCCACGCGCTCGATGAACGCGGTTGCCCCTACCTGACCGAGTCTATCGGCTATGCCCAATGCCGCGTGTCACACACCACCGATGCGGGCGACCACGAACTGTTCATCTGCGAAGTGTTGCGGCAGGTGGTACTGCACCCCGAGAAGGAGGTGATGACCAATATTTTTCTGAAAGAAAGAAAGTTGATTCGGGGTTAA
- a CDS encoding GH3 auxin-responsive promoter family protein — protein sequence MTFLNTTLKWLLQRRLPRIEAMMQHPGVVQQNVFQQLVRSGRRTEWGHKYGYKSIQTIRDFQRQVPVSSYEDLFPYIERVMKGEQKVLWPSPVRWFSKSSGTTNARSKFIPVTTESLDESHFKGGKDMMALYVANNPDTRAFDGKGLSIGGSLHANPHSKNSAAGDVSAVVMKNLPSWAQFIRTPSIEIALMDEWEAKLERMAEVTAQENVTSMLGVPTWGLVLIDKILARTGKSNILEVWPNFELFVHGAVNFQPYRDLFRQQVFPSDSVRYQEVYNASEGFFAIQDDLSRLGEMLLMLDYGIFYEFVPMQESDQPFPKALTIDEVELDKNYALIVSTNGGLWRYRVGDTVRFTSLYPHRLKVSGRTKHFINAFGEEVIVENAEVAVTRACEATGAVISDYTAGPVYMGNGTNGCHEWVIEFAQEPNNQQRFNQLLDQTLRQVNSDYDAKRYNDYVLQQPRIHVVPRGTFYAWMKQRGKVGGQHKVPRLANSREYLDDILGKQCLEL from the coding sequence ATGACCTTTCTAAACACCACGCTTAAGTGGCTCCTGCAACGGCGATTGCCACGCATCGAGGCTATGATGCAACACCCCGGCGTGGTGCAACAGAATGTATTTCAACAGCTTGTCCGGTCGGGTCGACGCACGGAGTGGGGTCATAAATACGGCTACAAATCCATCCAGACCATACGGGATTTTCAACGGCAGGTGCCTGTTTCGAGTTATGAAGACCTGTTCCCGTACATCGAACGGGTAATGAAAGGCGAGCAGAAAGTGCTGTGGCCGTCGCCCGTTCGCTGGTTTTCCAAGTCGTCGGGTACAACCAACGCCCGTAGTAAATTCATTCCGGTCACGACCGAGTCGCTCGATGAGAGTCACTTCAAAGGCGGCAAGGACATGATGGCACTTTACGTTGCCAATAACCCTGATACGCGGGCGTTTGACGGCAAGGGCTTGTCGATTGGCGGTAGCCTGCACGCCAACCCCCACAGCAAAAACAGTGCAGCAGGCGACGTATCGGCGGTAGTTATGAAAAACCTGCCAAGCTGGGCGCAGTTTATTCGAACGCCGTCTATTGAGATTGCATTGATGGACGAGTGGGAAGCCAAGCTCGAACGCATGGCCGAGGTAACAGCTCAGGAGAACGTAACGAGCATGCTTGGCGTACCGACGTGGGGACTGGTGCTGATCGACAAAATTCTGGCCCGCACGGGTAAGTCCAATATTCTGGAAGTATGGCCGAACTTTGAATTATTCGTTCATGGGGCCGTAAATTTTCAGCCCTACCGCGATTTGTTCCGGCAGCAGGTTTTCCCATCCGATAGCGTTCGGTATCAGGAAGTTTATAACGCATCGGAGGGATTCTTCGCTATTCAGGACGACCTTAGCCGCCTGGGTGAGATGCTGCTCATGCTCGACTATGGCATTTTCTACGAATTCGTGCCAATGCAGGAATCCGATCAGCCGTTCCCGAAAGCACTTACCATCGACGAGGTTGAGTTAGACAAGAATTACGCCCTCATTGTATCGACCAACGGTGGTTTGTGGCGGTATCGGGTAGGCGATACGGTTCGGTTTACCTCGCTCTATCCACATCGGCTGAAAGTAAGCGGACGCACGAAGCATTTTATCAATGCCTTTGGCGAAGAAGTTATCGTTGAAAATGCCGAAGTTGCCGTTACCCGCGCCTGTGAGGCCACCGGAGCCGTAATTTCTGATTATACTGCCGGGCCGGTATACATGGGCAATGGCACCAATGGTTGCCACGAGTGGGTGATTGAGTTTGCCCAGGAACCCAATAATCAGCAGCGTTTCAATCAACTGTTGGATCAAACCCTCCGACAGGTCAACTCCGACTACGACGCCAAACGATACAATGATTACGTGCTGCAACAGCCACGTATTCATGTGGTGCCGCGTGGCACATTCTATGCCTGGATGAAGCAGCGCGGCAAAGTCGGCGGACAGCATAAGGTGCCCCGGCTGGCAAATTCGCGCGAATATCTTGATGATATTTTGGGGAAACAGTGTCTCGAACTGTGA
- a CDS encoding glycerophosphodiester phosphodiesterase family protein, whose amino-acid sequence MRYLVIFFCLMTTALTQPAPPTFDVQGHRGCRGLMPENTVPAFLKALDLGVTTLELDVVISKDRQVVVSHEPYFNAAFSIKPDGTPVEKSEHNNLTLYQMNYADIKRYDVGSNGNSAYPEQQKLKTYKPLLSEVIEQAETYRQQKNLPAFSYNIEIKSEESEYDKSQPQPGPFCDLVEAVIRKQLPADRVIIQSFDFAVLKHWHQQAKAGKYSTVRLAALVENLRTPEKNLEELGFKPDIYSPYYRLLGQDRIARLHQQGIRVVPWTVNKRDDMERLKKWGVDGLITDYPDRAKGLGR is encoded by the coding sequence ATGCGCTATTTAGTAATCTTTTTCTGCCTGATGACCACCGCTTTGACTCAGCCCGCCCCACCCACTTTCGATGTGCAGGGCCACCGGGGATGCCGGGGCTTGATGCCCGAAAATACGGTTCCAGCTTTTCTGAAGGCACTTGATTTAGGTGTTACAACGCTCGAACTCGACGTGGTAATTAGCAAAGATCGGCAGGTGGTGGTGTCGCACGAGCCGTATTTCAACGCAGCGTTCAGCATAAAACCCGATGGTACGCCGGTAGAGAAAAGCGAGCATAACAACCTGACTTTATACCAGATGAATTATGCCGACATCAAACGTTACGACGTCGGCTCGAACGGCAATTCTGCTTATCCCGAACAGCAGAAGTTAAAAACCTACAAGCCGCTGCTAAGCGAAGTGATCGAGCAGGCCGAGACCTATCGCCAGCAGAAAAATCTGCCTGCTTTTTCCTATAACATCGAAATTAAAAGCGAAGAATCGGAATACGACAAAAGTCAGCCACAGCCGGGTCCGTTCTGCGATCTGGTAGAAGCCGTTATCCGCAAACAACTCCCCGCCGACCGTGTGATTATTCAGAGTTTCGACTTTGCTGTGTTGAAACACTGGCATCAGCAGGCAAAAGCGGGTAAATATTCAACCGTTCGGCTGGCCGCTTTGGTCGAAAATTTGCGCACTCCTGAAAAAAATTTGGAAGAATTAGGCTTTAAACCAGACATTTACAGTCCGTATTATCGCTTGTTGGGACAAGACCGCATTGCCAGATTGCACCAGCAGGGCATCCGCGTTGTACCCTGGACCGTAAATAAGCGCGATGACATGGAACGGTTGAAAAAATGGGGCGTCGATGGCCTTATTACAGATTATCCTGACCGGGCAAAAGGGCTGGGTCGTTAA
- a CDS encoding RagB/SusD family nutrient uptake outer membrane protein, producing the protein MKKRFIPLLMALLLGNWACDPDTLDIKNQNQYSDATYFTTDVQFNEATIATYATLLHQGLYARDWYFTFDLLGNDAERNTPLLGDLAEFPIYAHTGANPVIQQTWGSLYRMIFRANLVIDRATAWNPTMAAEQTNKKQYIAEASFLRGWAQMQLTQLWGAVPLRPNSASAQNAEAPRASVAEGWAAVERDLTKAATDLPLTYPDAQLGRATRGAAVALLGKALLYQKKYAQAQAQLQQLLQAPYSYALTPNYDDLFTAGKMTNETIFAVQHRWVGWDQGNAFYMFGGQETWGNKNTASGRGMEYGWNDWQNVQVAPSLAMAFKYKNEAGADYVDPRAKLTFYGDAASGGDVDYCNACTGGAKPYPFADKKILAWRKYNNYEVREKEDLPASNISSQLIRLADVKLMLAETFIEQNNLAGALAQINDVRRRVGAFAYTSLGAQDNARLLLRRERQLELAGEQSRFFDLVRWGIAQQTINPEKQRQLNRTPFLPRHVLLPIPQGEKDTNPLVRASVTDDWN; encoded by the coding sequence ATGAAAAAACGGTTCATTCCTCTGCTGATGGCGTTGCTACTGGGCAACTGGGCCTGCGACCCCGATACGCTGGACATCAAAAACCAGAACCAATACAGCGACGCTACGTACTTCACAACGGACGTACAGTTCAACGAAGCTACCATTGCTACTTACGCTACGTTGCTCCACCAGGGTCTGTACGCCCGTGATTGGTACTTTACGTTCGACCTGCTGGGCAACGACGCCGAGCGCAACACCCCACTCCTGGGCGACTTAGCCGAGTTCCCGATCTATGCGCATACGGGGGCCAATCCGGTGATTCAGCAAACGTGGGGGTCGTTGTACCGGATGATCTTCCGCGCCAATCTTGTCATCGACCGCGCTACTGCCTGGAACCCAACGATGGCTGCTGAGCAGACCAACAAGAAGCAGTACATCGCCGAAGCGTCGTTTCTGAGGGGTTGGGCGCAGATGCAACTGACACAACTGTGGGGAGCCGTACCGCTGCGGCCTAATTCGGCATCAGCGCAGAACGCCGAGGCTCCACGCGCCAGTGTAGCCGAGGGCTGGGCGGCTGTGGAGCGTGATCTCACAAAGGCCGCTACTGATCTACCTCTAACCTACCCCGATGCTCAGTTGGGCCGGGCCACACGGGGAGCTGCCGTAGCGTTGCTGGGAAAGGCACTGCTCTATCAGAAAAAGTATGCGCAGGCACAGGCGCAGTTGCAACAGTTGCTTCAGGCTCCCTACAGCTACGCCCTGACGCCAAACTATGACGACCTGTTTACGGCGGGTAAGATGACCAACGAAACCATTTTTGCCGTACAGCACCGCTGGGTCGGCTGGGATCAGGGCAACGCTTTCTATATGTTTGGCGGGCAGGAGACTTGGGGCAACAAAAACACGGCATCGGGCCGGGGCATGGAATACGGCTGGAACGACTGGCAAAACGTACAGGTAGCACCTTCGCTGGCGATGGCGTTCAAATACAAAAACGAAGCTGGTGCCGACTACGTAGACCCACGGGCTAAATTGACCTTCTACGGCGATGCAGCCTCGGGCGGTGACGTCGACTACTGCAACGCCTGCACTGGTGGCGCAAAGCCATATCCATTCGCGGATAAGAAGATTCTGGCCTGGCGCAAGTACAATAACTACGAAGTGCGCGAGAAAGAAGACCTGCCCGCCAGCAACATCAGCTCCCAGCTAATTCGCTTAGCCGACGTAAAGCTGATGCTGGCCGAGACGTTCATCGAGCAGAATAACCTCGCCGGAGCACTGGCGCAAATCAACGACGTGCGCCGACGCGTAGGTGCTTTCGCCTACACGTCGCTTGGCGCACAGGACAACGCCCGGCTGCTACTGCGTCGGGAGCGGCAACTCGAACTGGCTGGCGAACAGTCGCGCTTCTTCGATCTGGTACGCTGGGGCATTGCCCAGCAGACCATCAACCCCGAAAAGCAGCGGCAGCTTAACCGCACGCCATTCCTGCCCCGGCACGTATTGTTGCCCATTCCGCAGGGCGAGAAGGACACCAACCCACTGGTTCGGGCTTCAGTAACTGATGATTGGAATTGA